A genome region from Candidatus Melainabacteria bacterium RIFOXYA2_FULL_32_9 includes the following:
- a CDS encoding hydroxymethylbilane synthase, producing the protein MKKITVGTRGSKLALTQTGMVIDDLKKAHPGLKVDIKIITTTGDKILDKELSKIGGKGLFIKEIEEALLAKEIDFAVHSMKDVPHTLPEEFQIGAILKREDPRDVLICRDNYDLNNLPAGARIGTGSLRRMLQLKALRSDLVFLPIRGNIDTRVGKLARNEFDAIVLAAAGLKRMGWQGNDEFLKTFLKEESNIDFNVSYLELDKYIPSVGQGALAIELRKNDQETFNIVKVLHHEIDAKCVLAERAFLKEVDGGCEIPIGAHCKAEGNQITIDGFVGDEEKNEIYRDKLIGNIDDYDKLGTQLAKNVLNLQKNSQ; encoded by the coding sequence ATGAAGAAAATTACTGTCGGAACAAGAGGAAGTAAATTAGCTTTAACCCAAACCGGTATGGTAATTGATGATCTGAAAAAAGCTCATCCCGGGCTAAAGGTTGATATTAAAATAATTACAACTACAGGCGATAAGATTCTTGATAAAGAGTTAAGTAAAATTGGCGGTAAGGGGCTTTTTATTAAGGAAATTGAAGAAGCATTATTAGCTAAAGAAATTGATTTTGCTGTGCATAGTATGAAAGATGTCCCTCATACCTTGCCTGAAGAGTTCCAAATAGGGGCTATTCTAAAAAGAGAAGATCCAAGAGATGTTTTAATTTGCAGAGATAATTATGATCTTAATAATTTGCCTGCTGGAGCACGAATAGGAACAGGTAGTTTAAGAAGGATGCTTCAGCTAAAGGCATTACGCAGCGATCTTGTATTCCTTCCAATTCGAGGGAATATTGATACTAGAGTGGGTAAGCTTGCGAGAAATGAGTTTGATGCTATAGTACTTGCAGCAGCTGGATTAAAGCGAATGGGCTGGCAAGGTAATGATGAGTTTTTAAAAACGTTTTTGAAAGAAGAGTCAAATATAGACTTTAATGTCAGCTATTTAGAATTGGATAAATATATTCCATCAGTTGGTCAGGGAGCTTTAGCGATTGAGCTTAGAAAAAATGATCAAGAGACTTTCAATATTGTTAAAGTTTTACATCATGAAATAGACGCTAAATGTGTCCTTGCTGAGAGAGCATTCCTGAAAGAAGTTGATGGAGGCTGTGAAATTCCAATTGGTGCTCATTGTAAAGCTGAAGGGAATCAAATAACTATAGATGGATTTGTTGGAGATGAAGAAAAAAATGAGATCTATAGAGATAAATTAATAGGTAATATTGATGATTACGACAAATTAGGGACACAATTAGCTAAAAATGTCTTAAATCTTCAGAAAAATAGTCAATAA